Below is a window of Calditrichota bacterium DNA.
CTATTTATGGCAGCAATTGTGCTGTCAAGTTCCTCCAGCACAATCTCGAAAGCAATTGAGACCTCGTGCTGTTCCATGGGCTCTGCCTCCTATGGCTGCGGCGACCCACCGCACCTTCCTGCCTCTGCTCCCAAAGAATGATAGCTATTCCGTTTCAGAATGTCAAGGGATTTGTTGCGAGCACCCGAGCGGCCTATTCGGGCGCCGCTCGGCTCGACCGCAGCACTTCAGAGCAGACAGCGAGAGGTTATGCCCCCTCAACATGACTCAGCGCAAACCGGGCTGCGGCCTTCAAGATGCCCCCCGCAACTCTTCTCGCCCCGCCCAAATCAGGGCTCCCGCATGGGTGGTTACTTCACCTCGTACTTCGCCCGTCCCTCTTTGTAGATGTTGCCGCCGTGGCAATCCTGGGCCACGATGGCAGGAAAATCGCGCACCTCTAAGCGCTGAATGGCCTCGGCGCCCAGGTCTTCGTAAGCGACGACTTCCGACTTGAGGATTGATTTGGCGATCAGGGCAGCTGCGCCCCCCACCGCCGCAAAATAGACCGCCTTGTGCGTGCGCAGGGCCTCGGCTACCTCCGGCCCCATCTCCCCCTTGCCGATCATGCCCTTCAGTCCCTGTCTAATCAGCGTGGGCGCGTAGGGGTCCATACGATAGCTGGTGGTGGGTCCAGCCGAGCCGATCGGCATGCCCGGCCTGGCTGGTGATGGGCCGACGTAGTAGATGAGCTGCCCCTTCACGTCAATGGGCAGCGGTTTGCCCTCAGCCAGCAGGTCCACCAAGCGCTTGTGCGCTGCGTCCCGCCCCGTGTAGATGACACCAGTTATGAGCACACTATCGCCCACGCGGAGCTTCTCCACCTGTTCGTCCGTGAGCGGCGTGGTTATCCGGATTGCATCTGCCATGGTTGACTCCCTCATGCGTTCATGGTGTGCATTGCAGGCGCTCAGATGACCGCCGTCTTGTGCCGGGCAGCGTGGCATTGCGTGTTCACCGCCGCCGGCAGCGAAG
It encodes the following:
- a CDS encoding Fe-S-containing hydro-lyase, encoding MADAIRITTPLTDEQVEKLRVGDSVLITGVIYTGRDAAHKRLVDLLAEGKPLPIDVKGQLIYYVGPSPARPGMPIGSAGPTTSYRMDPYAPTLIRQGLKGMIGKGEMGPEVAEALRTHKAVYFAAVGGAAALIAKSILKSEVVAYEDLGAEAIQRLEVRDFPAIVAQDCHGGNIYKEGRAKYEVK